The genome window TATTTAAAAAGATGATCTTCATCATACAAATGAGCATTAATTAAATTAATGAAAACTTAAGAGAAAATTAAGAATTAAAATCGATAGATAATAAACAATAAATAAAAATACAACATATTGATTTTAATGAAATTATAAATACATAAGAAAGCCTTTAATTAACATTAATCTTATTAAGGTGTTTATTTTTATTATTTGTTGCATAAATAAAGAAACTCTCTAACAAATAATTGCTTTTTAATTTTCAATATTATTCTTACACAGGGGAATATTATGGGTACTAGTGTTTTTGATTCGGTATTATTAAAGAACTTATGGTCTACAGAAGAAATGCGAGCTATTTTTTCTGATAAAGTCAGAATGCAAAATTGGCTTGATTACGAAGCAGCATTAGCAATTGAACAAGCTGAATTAGGCTTGATTCCAAAGCAAGCTGCGAAGATCATTGCTGATACAGCAAAACTGGAAAAGTTAGATATGGATTTCATCTTAGAGCAAGTGCGTTTAACTCGTCACCCACTTGTTCCAACCATCCGTGGTTTAGAACATGCTTGTCCTGAACATTTTGGTGAATACGTCCACTTTGGACCCACGACACAAGATGTTATGGACACAGGCTTAGTGCTTCAACTTAAAGAGGCTCATAACGTTTTTTTACGTGATATCAAAATATTAGGGCGTTCTTTATTATCGTTAAGCGAAAAGCATCGCAATACACCAATGGCAGGACGAACCTTAGCCTTACAAGCCTTACCGATTACCTTTGGACACAAAACTGCAATTTGGCTAACGGAATTAGCACGCCATTATCAACGATTAAAAGAAATCGAACCTCGCTTATTCGTTGGTAGCGTTGTTGGCGCTGTTGGAACTAAGGCCTCATTGAGCGACAAAGCAGATGAGCTTGAAGTTCGTGTATTAAATCGGCTCGGTTTAGGCACTCCTGAAATCTCTTGGCAACCCGCTCGCGACCGATTTAGTGAATATGGCATGCTGATTGGTTTAATTAGCGGCACGTTAGGAAAAATTGCCAATGAAATTTTATTATTAGCTCACAATGAAATTGATGAACTTTCAGAGCCTTTTAGTAAAGGTCAAGTTGGCTCCTCAACGATGCCACACAAGCGTAATCCTGCCATTGTCGAAAATGCGGCATGTGTCAGTAATACATTGAAAGCTAATCTTTCAGTGCTTACCGACATGATGAAACACCAACACGAAAGAGATGGTGCGATTTGGAAGATGGAATGGAAAGTGATGCCAGAAATGTGCCTGATGCTTTCGGTGATCTTCGATAACATGAAAACGGTATTAGAGGGATTAAACGTGCATGTCGATAAGATGCGCCAAAATTTAGATATTTTAGGTGGATTTATGCTCGCTGAGCGCGTCATGTTTGCTTTATCAGACAAAGCGGGTAAACAAACTGCCCATGAAATTGTTTATGAAGCTTCTATGTCTGGCCAAGAAGAAGGCATCACTTTTATTGAGGCCATTAACCGTGACACGCGCATTCGTGACCATATAACGCAAGAAGAACTTGATGCCCTATTAGATCCAACGACCTATGTGGGAAATGCTCCTGAACAAGTCACTCGAGTAATAGAACAAACCAAAGCATCCGGTTGGCTTAATGACTAATTCATTTTAGCAAAGTTTAAATCTTTACTTTCTTAAAGCCAGTCAAGTGCTGGCTTTTTCATTCACCGGAGGTATCTATGACATTAAGCCAACAGCTAAGCCAATTTATCACATCCCTATCATTTTCTGATATTCCACCGCAGGTTGTTGAACGCGCCAAATATCATTTACTCGATACATTAGGCGTTGCACTTGCCGGAAGTCTCCAACAAAGTGCAACACAATGCCGTAAGGGAGTCGCTTATTTACCTGATCATCAAGGAAAAATTCCAATTTGGGGAAGTAACCAAACCGTTTCAACTACCACCGCCGCTTTAGTAAATGGTATTTCTGCACATGCATTAGATTTTGATGATACACACACCGACTCAATCACTCACGGTAGTGCCGTACTTACCCCTATCGCCTTTGCACTCGGCGAACATTTACAAGCAACAACGCAAGAGCTCATTACTGCATGGATTATTGGCTGGGAAGTTGCTGCCAGAGTGGGATTAGCAAGCCACAGCGGGTTCCATCAACGCGGCTTCCATTCTACAGCCATAGCCGGTATTTTTGGATCGACAGCTTGTGCATCTTCATTACTTAAATTAACTCGGGAACAAACGGTTCATGCTCTTGGACTAACAGGAAGCCAAGCCAGTGGTGTTGCTGAATACCTAACCAATAGCTCGTCTGCAAAATGTTTTCATGCGGGCTGGGCTGCGCAATCAGGCATTATTGCAGCTTGTTTAGCTAAAGGCGGAATGACAGGGCCAGAAACTATTTTTGAAGGGCGCTATAGCCTGTACCAAACACATGGTCTTCGTGAAAATGCGCATCCAGAGCAAGTCACCCAAGACTTAGGTAATGTTTGGCAGTTAATGAATGTTTCCATTAAACCCTATCCTGCTTGCCATTTTGCTCATGCCACTGTCGATTGTGGGAGACGATTATTACAACAAGGAATAACCCTCGAGCAAATTGCTAAAGTAGAATGCGTTGTCGATCCCGTTGCAGCTGCCTTAATTTGTGAGCCACCAGAACAAAAATGGGCTCCTCAGAGTGCCTATGCAGCGAAATTTAGCCTCCCGTGGTTGTTTGCCGCAGGCTTTATCGAAGACAAATTAACATTAAGTTTGCTCTCAGCCCAAAATTTACAGCGAACAGATATCCAAAACCTCGCGAAAAAAGTCAGTTATCGTTATCCCACTGAAAATGAAATTCCTTTTCCAACCTATTTTCCCGGCTTAATTTTTGTCACATTAACTAATGGTGAAACAATAACGGAACGATTAGATATCCAATACGGTAACCCACAAAATCCAATGTCGTTGGAGGATATTGTGAGCAAATTTTATGACAATGCAGAGTTGGTAATGAAAAATGAACAAGCTGCACAGCTTGCTAAAAGTGTATTGTCCTTCGAAACGAAAACTATACCGGCTATCACACAGTTATTGCGTGTTGGTATTTAATAATACCGACTAACGAATAGAAGCCCACACTAAATGGGCTTCTATTTTTATTTCCCCTTATTATTCATTTAACTGAGCAATAATTTGCTGTAAATGAGCAATAGCAACATCATTGAGAGGTTCTTGTGGAAGGATCGGGTCACCAACATTAAATCCTTGAATGTTTAAAGATGCTTTAATACACGACGCTAATGCATATTGCGTAAAAGCTTCGTTGATTTGCCACATTTCTTTCTGTTTTTCTAACGCTGTATCCCAATCCCCTCTAGTAGCCAACTCATATAGTTCAACACATTGTTTTGGCAATACACAGGCAGGACCCGCCATCCAGCCCACGCCACCTAATTTAATGACTAATAAAGGAATATGAGCTGAAGCACTAAAAATTTTAACTCGCTCACCGAAGGTGTTGAGCATCGTTAATAACCTTCCAGTATTACTCGATGCATCTTTAACATATTCGATATTAGGGATATAGCTTAATTCATTCAAAAGAGAAATTGACAGCACATCCCCTAATAAACCAGGATTGGTATAGACCGTCATCGATTTTTCAGGAAAAGACTCTGCTATTGTCTGGAAATAACTCAATTGAGCTTTGTCACTCAGAGGGTACATTTTTTGGGATATCAGTACCATACCATCCACACCTAACTTGGCATATTGCTCTGCTTGTGAACACGCATCTGATGTTGAGAAACCGGCGACCCCCGCTAATACGGGTACCCGCCCCGCGGCTTGATCAACCGTAATGCGAACGACTTCATTTCGCAATTCTTGTGACAAATATGCGTATTCACCTGTACTCCCTAACGGAC of Providencia rettgeri contains these proteins:
- the pcaB_2 gene encoding 3-carboxy-cis,cis-muconate cycloisomerase → MGTSVFDSVLLKNLWSTEEMRAIFSDKVRMQNWLDYEAALAIEQAELGLIPKQAAKIIADTAKLEKLDMDFILEQVRLTRHPLVPTIRGLEHACPEHFGEYVHFGPTTQDVMDTGLVLQLKEAHNVFLRDIKILGRSLLSLSEKHRNTPMAGRTLALQALPITFGHKTAIWLTELARHYQRLKEIEPRLFVGSVVGAVGTKASLSDKADELEVRVLNRLGLGTPEISWQPARDRFSEYGMLIGLISGTLGKIANEILLLAHNEIDELSEPFSKGQVGSSTMPHKRNPAIVENAACVSNTLKANLSVLTDMMKHQHERDGAIWKMEWKVMPEMCLMLSVIFDNMKTVLEGLNVHVDKMRQNLDILGGFMLAERVMFALSDKAGKQTAHEIVYEASMSGQEEGITFIEAINRDTRIRDHITQEELDALLDPTTYVGNAPEQVTRVIEQTKASGWLND
- the mosA gene encoding dihydrodipicolinate synthase — translated: MTHFHGIFPYLVSPVDQAKGVILESSLRHLIEHLISSGVHGLSPLGSTGEYAYLSQELRNEVVRITVDQAAGRVPVLAGVAGFSTSDACSQAEQYAKLGVDGMVLISQKMYPLSDKAQLSYFQTIAESFPEKSMTVYTNPGLLGDVLSISLLNELSYIPNIEYVKDASSNTGRLLTMLNTFGERVKIFSASAHIPLLVIKLGGVGWMAGPACVLPKQCVELYELATRGDWDTALEKQKEMWQINEAFTQYALASCIKASLNIQGFNVGDPILPQEPLNDVAIAHLQQIIAQLNE
- a CDS encoding 2-methylcitrate dehydratase, producing MTLSQQLSQFITSLSFSDIPPQVVERAKYHLLDTLGVALAGSLQQSATQCRKGVAYLPDHQGKIPIWGSNQTVSTTTAALVNGISAHALDFDDTHTDSITHGSAVLTPIAFALGEHLQATTQELITAWIIGWEVAARVGLASHSGFHQRGFHSTAIAGIFGSTACASSLLKLTREQTVHALGLTGSQASGVAEYLTNSSSAKCFHAGWAAQSGIIAACLAKGGMTGPETIFEGRYSLYQTHGLRENAHPEQVTQDLGNVWQLMNVSIKPYPACHFAHATVDCGRRLLQQGITLEQIAKVECVVDPVAAALICEPPEQKWAPQSAYAAKFSLPWLFAAGFIEDKLTLSLLSAQNLQRTDIQNLAKKVSYRYPTENEIPFPTYFPGLIFVTLTNGETITERLDIQYGNPQNPMSLEDIVSKFYDNAELVMKNEQAAQLAKSVLSFETKTIPAITQLLRVGI